In Zingiber officinale cultivar Zhangliang chromosome 1A, Zo_v1.1, whole genome shotgun sequence, a genomic segment contains:
- the LOC122009309 gene encoding uncharacterized protein LOC122009309, with product MEKEKVGDSHSSSDPVSPTSNEMMKEPPRRLGIGTPEICFEKIKSVLEKLKGVLSLLFIGLSLLFSTSYRAIMGMVMIMSYLHTQKYTMELENERGDAINDAIKSITELDAIKSIIDNDDGSSNFRIPDILIPEVVARHTEVLYHGEKESEFGNYHNGRDRTVMAMDCIQSKTSQVPMLQEIASRVPEVADTKITMEHSKNSRWWWWW from the exons ATGGAGAAGGAGAAGGTGGGCGATTCTCACTCGTCTTCAGATCCCGTTTCGCCAACTAGTAACGAGATGATGAAGGAG CCTCCGCGGAGACTCGGCATAGGTACTCCAGAAATCTGTTTCGAAAAGATAAAAAGTGTCTTAGAAAAGCTTAAAG GGGTATTATCTCTTTTATTTATTGGATTATCTCTCTTGTTTTCAACATCCTATCGGGCGATAATGGGAATGGTGATGATCATGAGTTACCTTCATACTCAGAAGTATACAATGGAGTTAGAAAATGAGAGGGGCGATGCCATCAACGATGCAATCAAGTCAATTACTGAACTTGATGCAATTAAGTCAATAATTGAtaatgatgatggatcatcaAACTTTAG GATCCCTGATATATTGATTCCCGAAGTCGTTGCTCGGCATACGGAAGTACTCTATCATGGTGAAAAAGAATCAGAGTTCGGAAATTACCACAATGGAAGAGATAGGACAGTAATGGCCATGGATTGCATTCAGAGTAAAACGTCACAAGTGCCGATGTTGCAAGAAATTGCGTCACGAGTGCCAGAAGTTGCTGATACGAAAATCACAATGGAGCATAGTAAAAATAgtcggtggtggtggtggtggtag